In Deltaproteobacteria bacterium, the genomic stretch GTCGATCCCGTGAGCCGCAAGCTCCTCCACGCCGACTTCGTCGAGATCCGCCTCGACCAGAAGCTCGAGGCCGATGTGCCGGTGAAGCTCGTCGGGACCCCGAAGGGCGTCACCAACGGCGGCATCCTCTCGCAGATCCGGCGTGAGGCGACCGTGCGCTGCCTGCCCTCCGACATCCCCGCGATCCTCGAGGTGGACGTCTCGAAGCTGGACATCAACGACTCCCTGCACATCGCCGACGTGACGCCGCCCGAGAAGGTGGAGCTGGTCTTCCAGATCAACTTCACCCTCGCGGTCATCACCCCGCCCGAGAAGGAGGCTGTCGTCGCGACCGACGAGCTCGCCGGCGCTGCGCCCGTCGGGTCCGTGGCTGCCGCGGCCGCTGCCCCTGCCGAGGACGGCGGGGAGGCCGAGGGCGAGGGCGGCGACGCCTAGGCTCGCAGGTAGCGACCCATGTACCTCGTGGTGGGCCTGGGCAACCCGGGCCCACGCTACGAAGACCACCGCCACAACGTGGGCTTCATGGTCCTGGCGGCGGTGGCCCGACGTGCGGGCGCGTCCATCGACGCGGCCCGCTACGACGGGTACTTCGCCAAGACCACCGTGGCGGGGGAGACCACCGGTCTCCTCCTGCCGCAGACCTACATGAACCGCTCGGGCGACTCGGTCGCCCCGGCGGCTCGCTTCTTCAAGGTCCCCCCGGAGCAGATCCTGGTCGTCCACGACGAGCTGGACCTGCCCTACGGAACCCTGCGGCTGAAGAGCGGGGGCGGCCTGGCGGGCCACAACGGCCTGAAGTCCATCGCCGAGCGCCTGGGCACCCAGGACTTCCTTCGCCTGCGCTTCGGGGTGGGCCGTCCCCCCCCTCCCCTGGACGCCGCCGCCTATGTCCTCTCGGCCTTCTCGGCCGAGGAGGCGCGCACCCTACCCGATCACCTGGACCGGGCCGCCGAGGCCGTGA encodes the following:
- the pth gene encoding aminoacyl-tRNA hydrolase, which translates into the protein MYLVVGLGNPGPRYEDHRHNVGFMVLAAVARRAGASIDAARYDGYFAKTTVAGETTGLLLPQTYMNRSGDSVAPAARFFKVPPEQILVVHDELDLPYGTLRLKSGGGLAGHNGLKSIAERLGTQDFLRLRFGVGRPPPPLDAAAYVLSAFSAEEARTLPDHLDRAAEAVRLVLAEGLKAAMSHLHVRQKPDPGLDPGREPQGS
- a CDS encoding 50S ribosomal protein L25 — encoded protein: MSTQTVLAATARPRTGKGSARAARREGRIPAVVYSHFSDPAAISVDPAELRKMVMGSDHRFNTVLTLDVEGSEKKTALLKDWQVDPVSRKLLHADFVEIRLDQKLEADVPVKLVGTPKGVTNGGILSQIRREATVRCLPSDIPAILEVDVSKLDINDSLHIADVTPPEKVELVFQINFTLAVITPPEKEAVVATDELAGAAPVGSVAAAAAAPAEDGGEAEGEGGDA